From Lolium perenne isolate Kyuss_39 chromosome 5, Kyuss_2.0, whole genome shotgun sequence, a single genomic window includes:
- the LOC127302089 gene encoding glucosamine 6-phosphate N-acetyltransferase 1-like has translation MEQPQADPVASEAVAGAGDDADAYRIRPLELGDISKGFCDLLAQLSPSAPLTEDAYRTRFAELARLGADHLVLVAEHAATGRLAAAGAVLVERKFIRRCGTVGHVEDVVVDAAARGRGLGERVVRRLVEHARGRGCYKAILNCAPELKGFYAKVGFQEKNVQMGLYF, from the coding sequence ATGGAGCAACCGCAAGCAGATCCGGTGGCGTCGGAAgctgtcgccggcgccggcgacgacgCGGACGCGTACCGCATCCGGCCGCTCGAGCTCGGGGACATCTCCAAGGGCTTCTGCGACCTCCTCGCGCAGCTCTCCCCCTCCGCGCCGCTCACCGAGGACGCCTACCGCACCCGCTTCGCGGAGCTCGCGCGCCTCGGCGCCGACCACCTCGTCCTCGTTGCGGAGCACGCCGCCACGGGCCGCCTCGCCGCGGCGGGGGCGGTGCTCGTGGAGCGCAAGTTCATCCGCCGCTGCGGCACCGTGGGCCACGTCGAGGACGTGGTGGTGGACGCCGCCGCGCGCGGCCGGGGCCTCGGCGAGCGAGTCGTGCGCCGCCTCGTGGAGCACGCCAGGGGGAGGGGGTGCTACAAGGCCATACTGAACTGCGCCCCGGAGCTCAAGGGGTTCTACGCCAAGGTCGGGTTCCAGGAGAAGAACGTCCAGATGGGGCTCTACTTCTGA
- the LOC127302087 gene encoding uncharacterized protein has product MVAAPAPAAGEATPPPEPPPSRVSVRSSSSSSRRRCALSSRFREPASPRRHAWVSLQGRLVGAEEAASAQVAAPGLPKEEAMAWELFSPLHRVLLVATVAAASSRSHAARRIEQLQRSIHFRDEVLQSMQQKLDDLFGEMNSLHQQYVKCDSFISAEKENIELVSSNKVGHEEGAKCCVSSRAETAATPQKTKDFCRTDDVKSDVVDRSSVSLVDHEERRMSDLSDFCWSVVSSVDTHVNGDNQLTSLAAEQELYNIQKECEEKDAIIKELTAAAHTSSNADAKRIAELQDILKRKNMVISKLKKDMSSLKQMVVELTRAKRASSVNLNTVSSELPVMSNNLLYDMNSSSPSSSDSESPVTPRELLNVHLTDGTPGNCESKGSSIVSVRKTSLPVTKSSACNLRPAIPFKETCLNPKVETSSVGRQKQLVSSNGDFKKTRRQSYQDLRNKATKRWM; this is encoded by the exons ATGGtcgccgcccccgcccccgccgccgGCGAGGCGACCCCGCCCCCAGAACCGCCTCCGTCCCGCGTATCCGTGCGctcgtcctcgtcgtcctcccGGCGCCGCTGCGCCCTCTCGAGCCGGTTCCGCGAACCCGCGAGCCCGCGGCGGCACGCGTGGGTCTCGCTCCAGGGCCGCCTCGTCGGCGCCGAGGAGGCGGCGTCCGCCCAAGTGGCCGCGCCCGGCCTCCCGAAGGAAGAGGCGATGGCGTGGGAACTCTTCAGCCCGCTCCACCGCGTCCTCCTGGTCGCCACCGTGGCCGCCGCCTCATCCCGATCCCACGCCGCCCGACGCATCGAGCAGCTCCAGCGGTCGATTCATTTTAGG GATGAGGTGCTGCAAAGCATGCAGCAGAAGCTGGATGATCTGTTCGGGGAAATGAACTCCCTGCACCAGCAATATGTCAAGTGTGACAGTTTCATTTCGGCCGAAAAGGAAAATATTGAGTTGGTAAGCAGCAACAAGGTAGGACATGAGGAGGGAGCTAAATGCTGTGTGTCATCTCGAGCAGAAACTGCTGCTACTCCTCAGAAGACAAAG GATTTCTGTCGAACCGATGATGTAAAGAGCGATGTAGTCGATAGGTCTAGTGTAAGTCTTGTGGATCACGAGGAGCGCCGGATGTCAGACCTCTCTGACTTCTGTTGGAGTGTTGTGTCCTCAGTGGATACTCATGTAAACGGGGACAATCAG CTAACTTCCCTGGCGGCAGAACAAGAGTTGTATAACATTCAGAAGGAATGTGAAGAGAAAGATGCAATTATAAAAGAACTAACTGCAGCTGCACATACATCTAGCAATGCTGATGCCAAG AGAATCGCAGAGTTGCAGGACATTCTTAAAAGAAAAAATATGGTAATATCTAAGCTGAAGAAAGATATGTCATCTCTGAAGCAGATG GTTGTTGAACTGACAAGGGCTAAAAGGGCATCTTCTGTCAACTTAAACACAGTCTCTTCTGAACTGCCAGTGATGTCAAACAATCTTTTATATGATATGAACAGCAGTAGCCCGTCATCATCAGATTCTGAGTCTCCTGTAACGCCGAGAGAATTGCTCAATGTTCATCTTACCGATGGCACTCCAGGAAACTGTGAATCCAAAGGAAGCTCTATTGTATCAGTGCGAAAAACATCTCTTCCCGTAACAAAATCATCAGCTTGCAACCTGCGCCCGGCTATCCCGTTCAAAGAGACCTGTTTAAACCCAAAAGTAGAAACAAGTTCTGTTGGTAGGCAGAAGCAGCTTGTATCCTCTAATGGTGATTTTAAAAAGACTAGACGACAAAGTTATCAAGACTTGAGGAATAAGGCTACAAAGAGATGGATGTAG